The following coding sequences lie in one Oscillatoria salina IIICB1 genomic window:
- the ccsB gene encoding c-type cytochrome biogenesis protein CcsB — MNLVTLQNFLDNTSFALLFLTMLIYWVGASFPRIPYLQALGSAGMASANLCIAALLGARWIEAGYFPLSNLYESLFFLAWGITAVHLLAEFKSGSRLVGVATAPVAMGVTAFAALSLPAEMQTAEPLVPALKSNWLMMHVSVMMLSYATLMVGSLLAIAYLFVTRGQKIELRGSSVGTGSNRSKNYQLQVKTQTSSEIPTTSALSNFNPTNTPIATAVLERNAQETETKSTIKPTPTLSPQRLTLAETLDNISYRTIGLGFPLLTIGIIAGAVWANEAWGSYWSWDPKETWALISWLVFAAYLHARITKGWQGRRPAILAATGLIVVWICYLGVNLLGKGLHSYGWFF; from the coding sequence ATGAATTTGGTCACACTCCAGAACTTCCTGGATAATACTTCATTTGCGCTCCTGTTCCTGACCATGTTGATCTACTGGGTAGGAGCATCATTTCCCCGTATTCCCTATCTACAAGCTTTAGGAAGTGCAGGAATGGCATCTGCCAACCTTTGTATCGCCGCCTTACTCGGTGCTAGATGGATCGAAGCAGGTTACTTTCCTTTAAGCAATCTTTATGAATCATTATTTTTCTTAGCTTGGGGAATCACCGCAGTTCACTTATTAGCCGAATTCAAAAGTGGCAGTCGTTTAGTCGGCGTAGCCACAGCCCCAGTAGCAATGGGCGTTACCGCCTTTGCAGCCCTGTCGCTACCAGCAGAAATGCAAACGGCCGAACCATTAGTTCCAGCCTTAAAATCCAACTGGCTAATGATGCACGTTAGCGTGATGATGCTTTCTTATGCGACTTTAATGGTAGGTTCGCTGTTAGCGATCGCTTATTTATTCGTAACTCGCGGACAAAAAATCGAACTCCGTGGTAGTTCAGTGGGTACAGGTAGTAACCGCAGCAAAAATTACCAACTCCAAGTCAAAACTCAAACCAGTAGCGAGATTCCCACAACTTCGGCGCTATCCAATTTCAATCCAACTAATACTCCGATCGCAACCGCCGTTTTAGAGCGAAACGCTCAGGAAACTGAAACCAAATCAACAATTAAACCTACTCCTACTCTCTCCCCACAGCGTCTTACCCTCGCCGAAACTCTCGATAACATTTCTTATCGCACGATCGGATTAGGATTTCCCTTACTAACAATTGGTATTATTGCAGGTGCAGTCTGGGCAAATGAAGCTTGGGGATCTTACTGGAGTTGGGACCCAAAAGAAACCTGGGCTTTGATCTCTTGGCTAGTTTTTGCCGCCTACCTACACGCTAGGATAACCAAAGGGTGGCAAGGCAGGCGACCTGCAATTTTAGCAGCTACAGGTTTAATTGTGGTCTGGATTTGCTATTTAGGGGTCAATCTACTTGGTAAAGGGTTACATTCCTATGGCTGGTTCTTTTAA